The genomic window TGAAGAGCTTTCAGGTTTAGTTGCAGAGATTGCAATAGCTATTAACTTTTGAGTCCTGTAATCCAAAGCATGGGCATTCCAAACATTCTTATCCAAGTTTTCAATGGAATCATATAGTTCAGGATTTTCTTTTTTAATTCTTCGAATACCTTTGCCGTAAAATACCTTTTCACCCATTTATATTACTTCCTAAGTGAAATAAAATTAATCTTCAAAGACTTTATTAGCTATTTGCAAGGCCTTATTGAATGGTTGCATGCCTGAAGTCAACAA from Methanobrevibacter ruminantium includes these protein-coding regions:
- a CDS encoding carboxymuconolactone decarboxylase family protein, which codes for MGEKVFYGKGIRRIKKENPELYDSIENLDKNVWNAHALDYRTQKLIAIAISATKPESSSFLKQVSKAKKELDISRDEMMDVLKVVLLTSGMQPFNKALEVVNKLYD